A single region of the Pseudomonas granadensis genome encodes:
- a CDS encoding nitrite/sulfite reductase: protein MYVYDEYDQRIIEDRVKQFRDQTRRYLAGELSEEEFRPLRLQNGLYIQRFAPMLRVAVPYGQLTSRQVRMMAKIARDYDKGYAHISTRQNVQFNWPAVEDIPDILAELATVQMHAIQTSGNCLRNVTTDQFAGVAADEVIDPRPWCEIVRQWTTFHPEFAYLPRKFKIAVNGSTTDRAAIEVHDIGLEPVYNAAGELGFRVLVGGGLGRTPVVGAFINEFLPWQDLLSYLDAILRVYNRYGRRDNKYKARIKILVKALTPEVFAQKVDAEMEHLRGGQTTLTEAELQRVAKHFVDPDYKALDNQTAQLADLDKEHPGFARWRSRNTLTHKKPGYVAVTLSLKPTGVAPGDITDKQLDAVADLAERYSFGQLRTSHEQNIILADVEQSQLFTLWGELREQGFATPNIGLLTDIICCPGGDFCSLANAKSIPIAESIQRRFDDLDYLFDIGELDLNISGCMNACGHHHVGHIGILGVDKKGEEFYQVSLGGSASRDASLGKILGPSFAQDAMPDVISKLIDVYVEQRTEDERFIDTYQRIGIDLFKERVYAANH, encoded by the coding sequence ATGTACGTATACGACGAGTACGATCAGCGGATCATCGAGGACCGCGTCAAGCAGTTCCGTGATCAGACCCGACGCTATCTGGCAGGTGAGCTGAGCGAAGAAGAATTCCGCCCCCTGCGCCTGCAAAATGGCCTGTACATCCAGCGTTTCGCGCCGATGTTGCGCGTCGCCGTGCCGTACGGCCAACTGACCTCGCGTCAGGTGCGCATGATGGCCAAAATTGCCCGCGACTACGACAAGGGCTACGCCCACATCAGTACGCGGCAGAACGTGCAGTTCAACTGGCCGGCGGTGGAAGACATTCCGGACATTCTGGCTGAACTGGCCACCGTGCAGATGCACGCCATCCAGACCAGCGGCAACTGCCTGCGCAACGTCACCACCGACCAGTTCGCCGGTGTCGCCGCTGATGAAGTGATCGACCCGCGTCCATGGTGCGAAATCGTTCGGCAGTGGACCACGTTCCACCCTGAATTCGCTTACCTGCCGCGCAAATTCAAGATTGCCGTCAATGGTTCAACCACTGACCGTGCCGCCATTGAAGTCCACGACATCGGCCTCGAGCCGGTGTACAACGCCGCCGGCGAACTGGGCTTCCGCGTGCTGGTCGGCGGTGGCCTCGGTCGTACGCCGGTGGTTGGCGCCTTCATCAACGAGTTCCTGCCGTGGCAGGATCTGTTGAGCTATCTCGACGCCATCCTGCGGGTCTACAACCGCTACGGCCGTCGCGACAACAAGTACAAGGCGCGGATCAAGATCCTCGTCAAGGCGCTCACGCCTGAAGTGTTCGCGCAGAAAGTCGATGCGGAAATGGAGCACCTGCGTGGTGGCCAGACCACGTTGACCGAAGCTGAACTGCAGCGTGTCGCCAAGCACTTCGTCGATCCGGACTACAAGGCGCTCGACAACCAGACCGCACAACTGGCTGATCTGGACAAAGAGCATCCAGGTTTCGCCCGCTGGCGCAGCCGCAACACCCTGACGCACAAGAAACCGGGCTATGTCGCCGTGACCCTGTCGCTGAAGCCGACCGGCGTGGCGCCGGGCGACATCACCGACAAGCAGCTCGATGCCGTCGCCGACCTGGCCGAGCGCTACAGCTTCGGTCAATTGCGCACCTCCCACGAGCAGAACATCATTCTTGCCGATGTCGAGCAGAGCCAGTTGTTCACCCTGTGGGGCGAATTGCGCGAACAAGGTTTCGCCACGCCGAACATCGGTTTGCTGACCGACATCATCTGCTGCCCTGGCGGTGATTTCTGTTCGCTGGCCAACGCCAAGTCGATCCCGATCGCCGAATCGATCCAGCGTCGTTTCGACGATCTCGACTACCTGTTCGATATCGGTGAGCTGGACCTGAACATCTCCGGTTGCATGAACGCTTGTGGTCACCACCACGTCGGCCACATCGGCATCCTCGGCGTGGACAAGAAAGGCGAAGAGTTCTATCAGGTTTCTCTCGGTGGCAGCGCCAGCCGTGACGCGAGCCTGGGCAAGATCCTCGGCCCGTCCTTCGCTCAGGATGCCATGCCTGACGTGATCTCTAAACTGATCGACGTGTAC
- a CDS encoding DUF2970 domain-containing protein translates to MDDPSDNKPPTLWQMLHSVMAAAFGVQSGKNRERDFTHGKPSHFVILGVLFTALFGLTLFAIVKLVLHLAGV, encoded by the coding sequence ATGGACGATCCAAGCGACAACAAACCGCCGACCCTGTGGCAGATGCTGCATAGCGTCATGGCCGCTGCGTTCGGTGTGCAGAGCGGCAAGAACCGCGAAAGGGATTTCACCCACGGCAAGCCTAGCCATTTCGTCATTCTAGGGGTTTTATTCACAGCCCTGTTCGGTTTGACGCTGTTTGCCATTGTCAAACTGGTGTTGCATCTGGCCGGGGTTTGA